A genomic segment from Lignipirellula cremea encodes:
- a CDS encoding DUF58 domain-containing protein → MRRLLERQFRTFIRLNRWRREHLTGAGNAMLAVAMLSIFGIFSLSSPLIPLFWTVVAALLTTTTIGWFFRPVLKATLDVPAKAERGERIVFEILLENLSRWPAFEMFFQFEGSPEHWREAGDRPAIAVLGAGETGKIRFHVRPLKRGSYPWAVVRCSTEFPLRLVRWRQMLDIQGELLVLPAFRPLHEMELFSSAPSILGEEFSVAPTTGESTDYLGAREYQEGVPVRRWDYACWARTGKPAVREYEDSQHGSAAILIDPFYSSAPGEEVPAFEAMLSLAAALAEATIDGGRHLNSVYLGDQPVDLGEFAADQVDRLLEALAIAAPSAIDLTPSLSDRIDAIALEADAVYCLFSCWDASRERLCNALNQEAARVVPLVLGTDLHGLPAGVAAIDPARISVFEEDL, encoded by the coding sequence ATGAGACGCCTGCTCGAGCGGCAGTTCCGCACGTTTATCCGGCTGAATCGCTGGCGCCGTGAGCATCTTACGGGGGCCGGCAACGCCATGCTGGCCGTCGCGATGCTGAGCATCTTTGGCATTTTCTCGCTTAGCTCTCCGCTGATCCCGTTGTTCTGGACGGTGGTGGCGGCGCTGCTGACCACCACGACCATCGGCTGGTTCTTTCGGCCCGTGCTCAAAGCGACGCTCGATGTGCCCGCCAAAGCCGAACGGGGCGAGCGCATCGTGTTTGAGATTCTGCTGGAAAACCTTTCTCGCTGGCCCGCATTTGAGATGTTCTTCCAGTTTGAAGGCTCGCCCGAACACTGGCGCGAAGCGGGCGACCGGCCTGCGATCGCTGTCCTGGGCGCCGGAGAAACGGGCAAAATCCGCTTCCATGTGCGTCCCCTGAAACGCGGCTCCTATCCCTGGGCGGTGGTCCGCTGCTCCACCGAATTCCCGCTGCGATTGGTTCGCTGGCGGCAAATGCTCGACATCCAGGGAGAATTGCTGGTGCTGCCCGCCTTTCGTCCCCTGCACGAAATGGAGTTGTTCTCGTCGGCGCCAAGTATCCTGGGAGAAGAGTTCAGCGTGGCTCCCACTACCGGCGAATCGACCGACTACCTGGGCGCCCGCGAGTACCAGGAAGGCGTGCCGGTGCGCCGCTGGGATTACGCCTGCTGGGCCCGGACCGGCAAGCCGGCCGTCCGCGAGTACGAAGACTCCCAGCACGGCAGCGCCGCCATTTTGATCGATCCGTTTTACAGCAGCGCCCCGGGCGAAGAGGTTCCCGCGTTCGAAGCGATGCTTTCCCTGGCCGCCGCATTGGCGGAAGCCACGATCGACGGCGGACGCCATCTGAACTCTGTTTACCTGGGAGACCAGCCGGTCGATCTGGGCGAATTCGCCGCGGACCAGGTGGACCGTCTGCTGGAAGCCCTGGCGATCGCAGCGCCCAGCGCGATCGACCTGACGCCGTCGCTCTCGGATCGGATCGATGCGATCGCTCTCGAGGCCGACGCCGTTTACTGCCTGTTCAGTTGCTGGGATGCGTCCCGCGAACGTTTGTGCAACGCACTGAACCAGGAAGCCGCGCGCGTGGTCCCGCTGGTGCTGGGAACTGACCTGCACGGATTGCCAGCCGGCGTGGCGGCGATTGACCCTGCCCGGATTTCGGTGTTCGAGGAGGATCTGTAA
- a CDS encoding AAA family ATPase: MTLSTAADTTLRAKIDDLRNNLCSVIRGKSEVVELVLTALFAGGSVLIEDVPGVGKTTLAKALAASVELKFQRVQCTPDLLPADIFGFSVYNPQEGVFRFRSGPIFTNILLLDEINRASPRTQSALLEAMAEGQVTIEGELRKLEAPFLVIATQNPVGHHGTFPLPESQLDRFLLQLTMEYPDPKSEMEILYSQTSAHPLHALKTVLTHDELIDCQERVKSIHVAENVAAYLVAIVGRTRTDSRLKLGCSPRGSLQLFRAAQAIAFLHNRDFVLPDDVQKAATPVLAHRLSSARSAHASTAAKREIVADIVSQVNVPV, translated from the coding sequence ATCACCTTGAGTACTGCGGCAGATACTACGCTCCGGGCGAAAATTGACGACCTGCGAAACAACTTGTGCTCGGTCATTCGAGGCAAGAGTGAGGTCGTCGAGCTCGTATTAACGGCCCTTTTTGCGGGCGGTTCGGTCCTGATCGAAGACGTACCCGGCGTCGGCAAAACGACACTCGCCAAAGCGCTCGCCGCCTCGGTGGAGCTGAAGTTCCAGCGCGTGCAGTGTACGCCCGACCTGTTGCCGGCGGACATTTTTGGGTTTTCCGTTTACAACCCGCAGGAAGGCGTTTTCCGGTTCCGGTCGGGCCCCATTTTCACCAATATCCTGCTGCTGGATGAGATCAATCGAGCGTCCCCGCGCACCCAGTCGGCGCTGCTGGAGGCGATGGCGGAAGGGCAGGTCACCATTGAAGGAGAGCTCCGTAAACTGGAGGCGCCCTTTCTGGTGATCGCCACGCAGAATCCGGTCGGCCACCACGGCACCTTCCCTTTGCCGGAATCCCAGCTGGACCGCTTCCTGCTGCAGTTGACGATGGAGTATCCCGACCCCAAAAGCGAAATGGAGATTCTCTACTCCCAGACCAGCGCCCATCCGCTCCATGCGCTGAAGACCGTTCTTACGCACGACGAATTGATCGATTGCCAGGAACGGGTGAAGAGTATCCATGTGGCGGAAAACGTCGCCGCTTATCTGGTCGCCATTGTCGGCCGCACCCGCACCGACAGCCGGCTGAAGCTCGGCTGCAGTCCCCGCGGTTCGCTGCAGTTGTTCCGGGCGGCCCAAGCGATCGCCTTTTTACATAACCGCGATTTTGTGTTACCCGACGATGTTCAGAAAGCGGCGACCCCCGTGCTGGCGCATCGCCTTTCTTCGGCCCGCTCGGCCCATGCCTCGACGGCGGCCAAGCGGGAGATCGTCGCCGACATTGTCTCCCAGGTGAATGTCCCCGTATGA
- a CDS encoding sialate O-acetylesterase translates to MFVRRWFLLLPGLLAGLFLLPALSQGGEPPAPEQFHLFLLVGQSNMAGRGKVAEQDKTPHPQVLMFTRKQTWEPAVDPLHFDKGSAGVGLGKTFAIEYAKAHPGVTVGLIPCAVGGSPIAAWDVGGYHSSTKTHPWDDAMVRAKAALPAGQLKGILWHQGESDASAALSEVYEEKLLTLIDRFRKELAAPEVPFIAGQMGQFEGAPWNAYKKKVDAAHQALPNNKPLTAFVSSEGLNHKGDMVHFDADSYRELGRRYYKAFVALTAEPAASR, encoded by the coding sequence ATGTTTGTCCGCCGCTGGTTTCTGCTGTTGCCTGGCCTGCTTGCCGGCCTGTTCCTGCTTCCGGCTTTGTCGCAGGGAGGGGAACCGCCCGCCCCCGAACAGTTCCATCTGTTCCTGCTGGTCGGGCAGTCGAACATGGCGGGCCGGGGAAAGGTTGCCGAACAGGATAAAACGCCCCACCCTCAAGTGCTGATGTTTACCAGGAAGCAGACCTGGGAGCCGGCGGTCGATCCGTTGCACTTTGACAAAGGTTCGGCGGGCGTCGGACTGGGGAAAACGTTCGCTATCGAATACGCCAAAGCGCACCCGGGCGTGACGGTCGGCCTGATCCCGTGCGCCGTGGGCGGATCGCCGATCGCAGCCTGGGATGTGGGCGGCTATCACAGCTCGACCAAAACGCATCCCTGGGACGACGCGATGGTCCGGGCCAAGGCGGCATTGCCGGCCGGTCAGCTGAAAGGGATCCTCTGGCACCAGGGCGAGTCCGACGCGAGCGCGGCCTTGAGCGAAGTCTACGAAGAGAAACTGCTGACGCTGATCGACCGTTTTCGGAAAGAGCTGGCGGCTCCCGAAGTCCCGTTCATCGCCGGACAGATGGGGCAGTTTGAAGGCGCCCCCTGGAACGCCTATAAGAAAAAGGTCGACGCGGCCCACCAGGCGTTGCCGAACAACAAGCCGCTGACGGCCTTTGTTTCCTCGGAAGGGCTGAACCACAAAGGGGACATGGTGCACTTCGACGCCGACTCGTACCGCGAGTTGGGCCGCCGGTATTACAAGGCATTCGTCGCCCTGACGGCCGAGCCGGCCGCCAGTCGATAG
- a CDS encoding tyrosine-protein phosphatase: MNLSSVKPPPRGRIDIHSHLLPGVDDGCQTVEQSLDCIRAWIEEGFIGSVCTPHVGPGYFQENTPDHIADLMPSLRESVAAAGLDYHLWDGGEVRIFAETSEWFSYWGLPTLGPGRCVLLDWWGDQWPLFCEECCQFLLDNGYQPVFAHPERMNLEAKAWDEVIDRLLERGVWLQGNLNSLGGGEGPVSQERSWRLLKAKQYYVLATDTHAPRALRERRRALELVEQECGAEQLQLLLEDRPREIIWRLASEDE; this comes from the coding sequence ATGAATTTATCTTCGGTAAAGCCGCCGCCGCGAGGGCGGATTGATATCCACTCCCATCTCCTCCCCGGAGTTGATGATGGTTGCCAGACCGTCGAGCAGTCGCTGGATTGCATTCGCGCCTGGATCGAAGAAGGGTTTATCGGTTCGGTCTGCACGCCCCATGTGGGCCCTGGGTACTTCCAGGAAAACACGCCCGATCACATCGCCGATTTGATGCCTTCGTTACGGGAAAGCGTGGCGGCTGCGGGGCTGGATTACCATTTGTGGGACGGGGGGGAAGTCCGCATTTTCGCCGAAACCTCGGAGTGGTTTTCTTACTGGGGCTTGCCCACGCTGGGCCCAGGCCGCTGCGTGCTGCTGGACTGGTGGGGCGACCAATGGCCCTTGTTTTGCGAAGAATGCTGCCAGTTTCTGCTCGATAACGGCTACCAGCCGGTGTTCGCCCACCCGGAACGGATGAACCTGGAAGCGAAAGCCTGGGACGAAGTCATCGACCGCCTGCTGGAGCGGGGAGTCTGGCTGCAGGGGAATCTCAACAGCCTGGGCGGAGGGGAAGGACCCGTCAGCCAGGAACGGAGCTGGCGCCTTTTAAAGGCCAAGCAGTACTATGTGCTGGCTACCGATACGCACGCTCCCCGGGCGCTGCGTGAACGCCGCCGGGCTCTGGAACTTGTCGAACAGGAATGCGGCGCCGAACAGCTGCAGTTGCTGCTGGAAGATCGGCCGCGCGAGATTATTTGGCGGCTTGCCAGCGAAGACGAATAG
- the lptB gene encoding LPS export ABC transporter ATP-binding protein, with product MSKILEVNGLMKTFGRRTVVKGVDFYVNHGEIVGLLGPNGAGKTTCFRMTCGMVEPDKGTVLLNDIDVTHWPMYLRAREGGMGYLAQESSVFKKLNVEQNILGMLELLGVPYKERRNRTEFLLEQFKITHIRKSNAARLSGGERRRLEIARCLVSDPDIIMLDEPFAGIDPVTVQSIQGVIRELREQGISILITDHAAREILQITDRTYVISAGKVLCSGAPADVVQHPDVKRDYLGDIDSASANIPEPTVRSLRGRRTKLSDKRSPDDPPKSSDAA from the coding sequence ATGTCGAAAATCCTCGAAGTCAACGGACTGATGAAAACGTTCGGGCGGCGGACCGTCGTCAAAGGGGTCGATTTCTACGTGAATCACGGGGAGATCGTCGGCCTGCTCGGTCCCAACGGCGCCGGCAAAACGACCTGCTTCCGCATGACGTGCGGCATGGTTGAGCCTGACAAAGGCACCGTCCTGCTCAACGATATCGACGTCACCCACTGGCCCATGTACCTGAGGGCGCGTGAAGGCGGCATGGGCTACCTGGCGCAAGAGTCGAGCGTCTTCAAAAAGCTCAACGTCGAACAGAACATTCTGGGCATGCTGGAACTGCTGGGCGTGCCGTACAAAGAACGGCGGAACCGGACCGAGTTCCTGCTGGAACAGTTCAAGATCACGCACATTCGCAAGTCGAATGCCGCCCGACTGTCCGGCGGCGAACGCCGGCGGCTGGAGATCGCCCGCTGCCTGGTGTCAGACCCTGACATCATCATGCTCGACGAACCGTTCGCCGGCATTGACCCGGTGACCGTGCAAAGCATCCAGGGGGTGATTCGCGAATTGCGGGAACAGGGCATCTCGATCCTGATCACCGACCATGCCGCCCGGGAAATCCTGCAGATCACCGACCGCACCTATGTGATCAGCGCCGGCAAAGTGCTGTGCAGCGGCGCGCCAGCCGATGTGGTGCAGCATCCCGATGTCAAACGGGACTACCTGGGCGATATCGACTCCGCCTCGGCGAACATTCCGGAGCCGACGGTCCGCAGTCTGCGCGGCCGCCGTACGAAACTCTCAGACAAACGCTCCCCCGACGATCCGCCCAAGTCCAGCGACGCTGCCTGA
- a CDS encoding ATP-binding response regulator — MLLNPKRVLFVDPDPATASKLQLLRSTVRLLLAIDEVVIELETTSTLDDARTALQRSKFDLCLMGAEIDQLDPLEALHQLSDALQGVPIVLLVQEHDPRVTERALETGVQECLVLEGLSAESLARSIRQSLLRYRTLQRLQTASRSKSELLATLSQQIRHPLTGMLGFTDVLQLSRLTEEQQHAVEQINSHGQRLLCILNDVLDLSKAECGRIDLRRERLCTQTLLQNVMQMVRSQAEEKQLALSFCCQEPVPAEFLGDPARLRQVLFNLLSNAIKYTHQGEVAVVVYLAKIPGEQRLVFEVRDSGVGIDGSRLEHLFEPFNHADQRDSTATDFGLGLAITQRLVESFHGKIEVKSYPGQGSTFRFWIPLESPETKNRTSHIAARQVRPTGNSNDNPHQLQGRILLVDDSIDIQMFLKTLLESAGAQVEIAADGVAAVERMEAALNGQEEPFNAVIMDMSMPVMDGYAATEAIRRLGYLDPIVALTGNDINNARERCLNAGCDDFVTKPINFSDLVARMQGHLERVPELI, encoded by the coding sequence ATGCTATTGAACCCCAAGCGCGTACTTTTTGTCGACCCGGACCCTGCCACGGCTTCCAAACTGCAATTATTACGGTCCACCGTGCGACTTCTGCTGGCGATCGACGAAGTCGTGATTGAGCTGGAAACGACCAGCACCCTGGACGACGCCCGCACTGCGCTGCAGCGTTCGAAGTTTGACCTGTGCCTGATGGGCGCCGAGATTGATCAGCTGGACCCGCTCGAAGCCCTGCACCAGCTTAGCGATGCTCTGCAGGGCGTCCCCATCGTCCTCCTGGTCCAGGAACATGATCCGCGCGTGACCGAGCGCGCCCTGGAAACGGGCGTGCAGGAATGCCTGGTTCTGGAGGGACTGTCGGCGGAATCGCTGGCCCGTTCGATCCGCCAAAGCCTGCTGCGCTACCGCACGCTGCAGCGTCTGCAGACCGCCAGTCGCAGCAAGAGCGAGCTCCTGGCCACCCTCAGCCAACAGATCCGCCACCCTTTGACGGGCATGCTGGGTTTTACCGATGTCTTGCAACTAAGCCGCCTGACGGAGGAGCAGCAGCATGCGGTCGAGCAAATCAACTCGCATGGACAACGTCTGCTGTGCATCCTGAACGATGTGCTCGATCTGTCCAAAGCCGAGTGCGGTCGCATCGATCTGCGACGGGAGCGCCTGTGCACGCAGACGTTGCTGCAGAACGTCATGCAAATGGTCCGCTCCCAGGCCGAAGAAAAACAGCTTGCGCTGAGTTTTTGCTGCCAGGAGCCTGTGCCAGCGGAATTCCTCGGCGATCCGGCCCGCCTGCGACAGGTGCTTTTTAACCTGCTGTCGAATGCGATCAAATACACGCATCAGGGCGAGGTCGCCGTGGTTGTGTATCTGGCGAAAATCCCAGGCGAACAGCGGCTGGTGTTTGAAGTGCGCGATAGCGGCGTCGGCATCGACGGGTCGCGGCTGGAGCATCTCTTTGAACCGTTCAACCACGCCGACCAGCGCGATAGCACGGCGACGGATTTCGGCCTGGGCCTGGCAATCACCCAGCGTCTGGTCGAATCGTTCCACGGCAAGATCGAAGTCAAAAGTTATCCAGGCCAGGGCAGCACCTTTCGCTTCTGGATTCCGCTGGAGTCCCCGGAGACGAAGAATCGAACCTCCCACATCGCCGCCAGGCAGGTCCGCCCGACCGGGAACAGCAACGACAACCCACACCAGCTGCAGGGCCGTATTCTGCTGGTCGACGACTCCATCGATATCCAGATGTTCTTGAAAACGCTGCTGGAAAGCGCCGGCGCCCAGGTCGAGATCGCCGCCGACGGAGTTGCCGCCGTGGAACGGATGGAAGCCGCCTTGAATGGCCAGGAGGAACCGTTCAACGCCGTGATCATGGACATGTCGATGCCCGTGATGGATGGCTACGCCGCGACCGAAGCCATTCGCCGGCTGGGTTACCTGGATCCGATCGTCGCGCTGACCGGGAACGACATCAACAACGCGCGGGAACGCTGCCTCAACGCCGGCTGCGACGACTTCGTGACCAAACCGATCAACTTCAGTGATCTGGTCGCCCGCATGCAAGGGCATCTGGAACGGGTGCCCGAATTGATCTGA
- a CDS encoding carboxypeptidase regulatory-like domain-containing protein, which translates to MILSPPVVKEVSVGSRVWPGVCSGLLLAALLLADGSGMAMAEDAGPARGTVTGKVVYKTDSARPWRLGRYYLKRTGELAEAVVALSGPLLVQADKEATADQEAKTWVVDQKDFQFTPETTAVQAGDRVKFLNSDKQLHNVQAFHLRQSFNVNMPPGGEHIETLRFAEGIKRPYRLGCVYHSAMQAWIFVFDHPYFAVTAKEGTFTLTNVPPGEYQLDVSHPAGDLRSTQTITVASGAKVEVEVELSPDDLKK; encoded by the coding sequence GTGATATTGTCGCCGCCTGTTGTGAAAGAGGTTTCCGTCGGGAGCCGTGTCTGGCCTGGGGTTTGTTCGGGGCTGCTGCTGGCCGCGCTGCTGCTGGCGGATGGTTCCGGTATGGCGATGGCGGAGGATGCAGGCCCGGCGCGGGGAACGGTTACGGGGAAGGTCGTCTACAAAACAGATTCGGCCCGGCCCTGGCGTCTGGGGCGTTACTATCTGAAACGGACCGGCGAACTGGCCGAGGCGGTCGTCGCGCTGTCAGGACCATTGCTGGTGCAGGCCGACAAAGAAGCCACAGCCGACCAGGAAGCGAAGACCTGGGTCGTCGATCAGAAAGACTTCCAGTTCACGCCCGAGACAACCGCTGTCCAGGCGGGTGATCGCGTCAAGTTTCTCAACAGCGACAAGCAGTTGCATAACGTGCAGGCGTTTCATCTGCGGCAGAGTTTCAACGTGAACATGCCGCCCGGCGGCGAGCATATCGAAACGCTCCGTTTTGCCGAAGGAATCAAGCGGCCGTATCGCCTGGGCTGCGTTTATCATAGCGCCATGCAAGCCTGGATCTTTGTGTTCGATCACCCTTATTTCGCCGTGACGGCGAAAGAGGGAACGTTCACGCTGACCAACGTTCCGCCGGGCGAGTACCAGCTGGACGTATCGCATCCGGCCGGCGATCTGCGATCGACCCAGACGATCACGGTCGCGTCGGGCGCCAAAGTCGAAGTGGAAGTGGAACTGTCGCCCGATGATCTGAAGAAGTAA
- a CDS encoding polyhydroxyalkanoic acid system family protein, with protein sequence MPNMNIVVPNPLGKEAAKTKLKNFLETVRSKYKDQVSNLEETWVDDTLNYSFKTYGFAIKGQLIVEESQVVVNGALPMAAFAFRGKIEQSIKTELEKQLA encoded by the coding sequence ATGCCCAATATGAATATCGTGGTTCCCAACCCGTTGGGGAAAGAAGCCGCCAAAACCAAACTGAAAAACTTTCTCGAAACAGTTCGCTCCAAGTACAAGGACCAGGTCTCCAATCTGGAAGAAACCTGGGTCGACGACACGCTGAACTACTCGTTCAAAACCTACGGATTCGCCATTAAAGGCCAGCTGATCGTGGAGGAAAGCCAGGTCGTGGTCAACGGAGCGCTGCCAATGGCGGCCTTCGCTTTCCGCGGAAAGATCGAGCAATCGATCAAAACCGAGCTGGAAAAACAACTGGCCTAG
- a CDS encoding transglutaminase family protein, whose protein sequence is MLRQKLMAAAFVAGQAVLLGAVTGEPLVPLTAIGVALAGIFMGDRWTISRRQWLFTTLTAAVVLAVKGQMIPVEIDSAAVLYVAPLGFTLLVCEILLFVQAIGSFRRTPAGNLPDMYSVFGLLFLLFLCNHSIPLVEQDFYFMTIIAAVGLMALLRLTIDLDQLDRTAVLNGGVFLAIALTAWVFLAGWTYALPRTQIWLSQSLSVSPTERRDVATSYVQRATLFNIADSQLREPDGVALRVYTNRTPGYLRGRAFDYFAKGRWDNGRQSRWNSINPTPRIPDSLPVLPAELARFQPRNVFNLAPRSSGPWTKLEIHNDPERGNVFFVPSNAAYMMAKAVVIRTDSNDTIRDGISATAPYTAYVGERTRDPRPSLRRQQELVTPPIGVDPRVEAVAQRILDRRPTDSKKIQAVQAFFLNNYKYSLDGFDAPINMDLLSYFILHRPPAHCEFFATAAAVMLRYGGVPCRYVTGYVVTELEPEYSDYWIGRNRNAHAWVEAYNRDTQQWVIVEATPGISVGVETVEIEQTITGNEVTATTGLSFSDSWSTFASRVLAIMAKNFLSLALAGLAIVTILGVLLKIRNRQPLDPATAAQRHNRALLRTLSRRLARRKLTRSTSETLHQFAKRVQAAAEKEAWLEVAAQWCSNYADQLYGPAETFEILDPCPAPPRRARARQQPQHQP, encoded by the coding sequence ATGTTGCGGCAAAAGTTGATGGCTGCGGCCTTCGTCGCCGGGCAGGCTGTGTTGTTGGGCGCCGTTACCGGCGAACCGCTCGTTCCCCTGACGGCGATTGGCGTGGCGCTGGCGGGGATTTTCATGGGCGATCGCTGGACAATAAGCCGACGGCAATGGCTCTTCACCACGCTGACGGCCGCCGTCGTCCTGGCGGTAAAAGGGCAAATGATTCCGGTTGAGATCGACAGCGCCGCGGTGCTTTATGTGGCCCCCTTGGGGTTCACCCTGCTGGTCTGCGAGATTCTCCTTTTCGTCCAGGCGATTGGCTCCTTTCGACGGACGCCAGCGGGCAATCTGCCCGACATGTACTCCGTCTTTGGCCTGCTGTTTCTGCTGTTTCTGTGCAACCATTCGATCCCGCTGGTGGAGCAGGATTTCTATTTCATGACGATCATCGCCGCCGTCGGGTTGATGGCGTTACTGCGGCTGACGATTGATCTGGATCAACTGGACCGCACGGCCGTGCTCAATGGCGGAGTGTTCCTGGCGATTGCGCTGACCGCCTGGGTGTTCCTGGCAGGCTGGACCTACGCCCTGCCGCGGACGCAGATCTGGTTGTCCCAGAGTTTGTCGGTAAGTCCCACGGAACGCCGGGACGTGGCGACCTCATACGTGCAACGCGCGACGCTCTTCAATATCGCTGACTCCCAGTTGCGCGAGCCCGATGGCGTGGCCCTGCGCGTGTACACCAATCGCACGCCTGGCTATCTGCGCGGAAGGGCCTTCGACTATTTCGCCAAGGGTCGCTGGGACAACGGCCGCCAGTCCCGCTGGAACTCGATCAATCCGACCCCGCGAATCCCCGACAGCCTGCCCGTTTTACCGGCCGAACTGGCGCGTTTCCAGCCTCGGAATGTATTCAACCTGGCTCCCCGGTCCTCCGGGCCCTGGACGAAACTGGAGATCCACAACGATCCCGAACGAGGCAATGTTTTCTTCGTTCCCAGCAACGCCGCTTACATGATGGCCAAGGCGGTCGTCATCCGCACGGACTCCAACGACACCATCCGCGACGGCATTTCGGCAACGGCGCCGTACACCGCTTATGTCGGCGAGCGCACCCGGGATCCGCGTCCTTCTCTTCGACGGCAGCAGGAACTGGTCACGCCGCCGATCGGCGTTGACCCCCGCGTCGAAGCAGTCGCCCAGCGCATCCTCGACAGGCGCCCCACCGACAGCAAAAAAATCCAGGCGGTTCAGGCGTTTTTCCTGAACAATTACAAGTACTCGCTCGACGGTTTCGATGCGCCGATCAACATGGACCTGCTGAGTTATTTCATCTTGCACCGCCCGCCGGCCCATTGCGAATTCTTTGCGACGGCGGCGGCGGTCATGCTGCGTTACGGGGGCGTGCCTTGCCGGTATGTCACCGGATATGTGGTGACGGAACTGGAGCCGGAATACAGCGATTACTGGATCGGCCGCAACCGGAACGCGCACGCCTGGGTCGAGGCCTACAATCGCGATACGCAACAGTGGGTCATCGTCGAAGCGACGCCCGGTATTTCGGTGGGCGTGGAAACGGTCGAAATCGAACAGACCATCACCGGCAACGAAGTCACGGCCACCACTGGTCTCAGCTTTTCCGATTCCTGGTCGACCTTCGCGAGTCGCGTGCTGGCGATCATGGCGAAAAACTTTCTCAGCCTGGCTCTGGCAGGCCTGGCCATCGTCACGATCCTGGGCGTGCTGCTGAAGATTCGCAATCGCCAACCACTCGACCCCGCCACCGCCGCCCAGCGCCATAACCGGGCCCTGCTGCGGACCCTCAGCCGGCGACTGGCCAGGCGGAAACTGACCAGGTCGACATCGGAAACCCTGCACCAGTTTGCCAAACGGGTGCAGGCCGCTGCCGAAAAAGAAGCGTGGCTGGAGGTCGCCGCCCAGTGGTGCTCTAACTATGCCGACCAGTTGTACGGTCCAGCCGAAACCTTTGAAATACTGGACCCGTGCCCCGCTCCGCCCCGCCGAGCCAGAGCGCGACAACAACCCCAACACCAGCCGTAA
- a CDS encoding sulfite oxidase — MTQQPNRRQAFQTGASVAAALFAWAAIPQWAMAADADTGELVPFLDMPRTPPNRLDWEALNEWLTPQDQVFSVQHYGIPEVNAQEYKLEIDGLVEKPMRLSIEDLKTRPQEEVLMTLECSGNGAGKGFINAIYNSRWKGTPLAPLLKECGVKKEAIEAVFFGADTKEEILRPMTKSELKVEVPFGRSLSVEDALNKGAILAYERNGEPMETRNGAPLRLIVPGLYGIANVKWLQRIELRDRRYMGRYMARDYVTVRGEMQGDEVVFVESSVAKMNLKSIIARVTRGDTVDGGIPCQAMGAAWDDGTGVAQVEVKVDDGPWKKAVLAEEPRSKYCWTFFSIDLGNLAPGEHEIVSRAIDVDGRVQPAEGDDEIALKKTYWEAYQQWPRKINLEA, encoded by the coding sequence ATGACGCAGCAACCCAACCGCCGCCAGGCCTTCCAGACGGGCGCCTCGGTCGCCGCCGCCCTGTTTGCCTGGGCCGCGATTCCGCAATGGGCGATGGCAGCCGACGCCGACACCGGCGAGCTGGTTCCCTTTCTCGACATGCCGCGCACACCGCCCAATCGCCTGGACTGGGAAGCACTGAACGAATGGCTTACGCCGCAGGACCAGGTCTTCAGCGTGCAGCACTACGGGATTCCCGAAGTCAACGCCCAGGAGTACAAGCTGGAAATCGACGGGCTGGTCGAGAAGCCGATGCGTCTGAGCATTGAGGATTTGAAAACGCGCCCGCAAGAGGAAGTCCTGATGACGCTGGAGTGTTCCGGCAACGGCGCCGGAAAGGGCTTCATCAACGCGATCTATAACAGTCGCTGGAAAGGGACGCCGTTGGCCCCGCTGCTGAAAGAATGCGGTGTGAAAAAGGAAGCGATCGAAGCGGTCTTCTTTGGCGCCGACACCAAAGAAGAAATACTGCGGCCGATGACCAAGAGCGAACTCAAAGTGGAAGTTCCCTTCGGCCGCAGCCTGTCGGTGGAAGACGCCCTGAACAAAGGCGCCATTCTGGCTTACGAACGGAACGGCGAACCGATGGAAACCCGCAACGGCGCTCCGCTGCGGTTAATCGTGCCGGGCCTGTACGGCATCGCCAATGTGAAATGGCTGCAGCGGATTGAACTGCGCGACCGGCGGTACATGGGCCGCTACATGGCCCGCGATTACGTTACCGTCCGCGGTGAAATGCAGGGAGACGAAGTGGTGTTTGTGGAGTCGTCGGTCGCCAAAATGAACCTGAAGTCGATCATCGCCCGGGTGACTCGCGGCGATACGGTCGACGGCGGTATTCCGTGCCAGGCGATGGGAGCGGCCTGGGACGATGGCACAGGCGTCGCGCAGGTGGAAGTCAAGGTCGACGATGGTCCCTGGAAGAAAGCCGTACTGGCCGAAGAGCCGCGATCGAAGTACTGCTGGACGTTCTTCTCCATCGACCTGGGGAACCTGGCGCCGGGCGAGCACGAGATCGTCTCGCGTGCGATTGATGTGGACGGCCGTGTCCAGCCCGCTGAGGGCGACGACGAAATCGCTTTGAAGAAAACTTACTGGGAAGCTTACCAGCAATGGCCTCGCAAAATTAACCTGGAGGCCTGA